In Fibrobacter sp. UWB10, a single window of DNA contains:
- a CDS encoding MATE family efflux transporter, with protein MSKTFLSKKFLSLLVSGTVYMIVVPILLLSDSVIAGLVLGETSVAGISLVTPAYSLAAFFGGILSIGVPILYNRAMGEFDQAKATQYFRVGLTAAVSIGVLLFFAFTLLGDTYLHFFEATPAVFEQAKQYFFWYKLTILILPLFLLMCEAVFSDGDDTISTIAGIVQLVVNIALSIILAKSMGIEGIALGSFIGTALALLVTSLHLFKKGNSLKIGFHFSIAKIFHIAKYSTIDASTYLFFACFAVIVEKYITFAFGSEMLIIASVIFFAKEFQIIFDGIGEAITPLINIYLGEESYRGIKNCYKLAQKAAIVEGVLMTAIIAAAAPLIVKIYGIENPKIAEEAINGARIIALGLTGTSLLYLLSSYYLLIDKIFLGALLCGLRDVIVAAPLLFILGEKFGIYGFFVGIALSTIFAYIVSTLFIRTKYGKENYPLLLADKEKRLNYRFYELKLEPESIIDVQKQIERYLQENDINKKIIAKVKLLIEELFMLVYEKNGNATTYAECSVFIREDGIQIITKDDGVLFDLSSDDVIAGSITEFMVSGYMEKMKNNKMYLTTMSYNRNTFKVKFET; from the coding sequence ATGAGCAAGACATTTCTGTCTAAAAAATTTCTTTCGCTACTGGTTTCGGGAACAGTCTACATGATTGTCGTTCCAATCCTGTTGCTGTCGGATTCCGTGATTGCAGGCCTTGTCTTAGGAGAAACGAGCGTCGCCGGCATCAGCCTTGTAACCCCCGCATATTCCCTAGCCGCTTTTTTTGGAGGAATCCTTTCGATTGGCGTTCCTATCTTGTACAACCGCGCCATGGGAGAATTCGATCAAGCGAAAGCAACCCAGTATTTCAGGGTCGGATTGACCGCTGCTGTTAGCATAGGCGTACTCTTGTTCTTTGCCTTTACGCTGTTGGGCGACACCTATCTCCATTTTTTTGAAGCGACCCCCGCTGTTTTTGAACAGGCCAAGCAGTATTTCTTTTGGTACAAGCTAACCATTCTCATTTTGCCTTTATTCCTACTGATGTGCGAAGCCGTATTTTCAGATGGAGACGACACGATTAGCACAATCGCAGGCATCGTACAGCTAGTTGTCAACATCGCCCTCTCCATCATCTTGGCAAAATCCATGGGCATCGAAGGTATCGCCCTGGGTTCGTTTATCGGTACAGCACTTGCGCTTTTAGTGACAAGCCTCCACTTATTCAAGAAAGGAAACTCGCTAAAAATCGGATTCCACTTTTCAATTGCAAAAATTTTTCACATAGCGAAATACAGTACGATCGATGCGAGCACCTATCTATTTTTCGCCTGCTTTGCCGTGATTGTCGAAAAATACATCACATTCGCATTCGGTTCTGAAATGCTGATTATTGCCTCCGTTATTTTCTTTGCAAAAGAGTTTCAGATTATTTTTGACGGCATCGGAGAGGCCATTACACCCCTCATCAACATCTATCTAGGCGAAGAATCCTACCGCGGCATTAAAAATTGCTACAAGCTTGCGCAGAAAGCGGCTATTGTCGAAGGGGTTTTAATGACCGCCATCATAGCGGCAGCGGCTCCACTCATCGTAAAAATTTATGGCATCGAGAATCCAAAAATCGCGGAGGAGGCCATCAACGGGGCCCGCATTATTGCACTAGGGCTCACCGGAACCAGTCTTCTCTACTTACTCTCTTCGTATTATCTGCTCATCGACAAGATTTTTCTTGGAGCACTTCTCTGCGGATTACGCGACGTGATTGTCGCCGCCCCCCTCCTATTCATTCTCGGCGAAAAATTTGGAATTTACGGTTTCTTTGTCGGGATAGCCCTTTCGACTATTTTCGCCTACATCGTCTCGACACTATTTATCCGCACCAAATACGGCAAAGAAAACTACCCTCTGCTACTTGCCGATAAAGAAAAACGACTGAACTACCGCTTTTACGAACTTAAGCTGGAACCGGAATCGATTATTGACGTTCAAAAGCAGATAGAGCGATACCTTCAGGAAAATGACATCAACAAAAAAATCATAGCCAAAGTCAAATTGCTCATTGAAGAACTTTTTATGCTTGTTTACGAAAAAAATGGGAATGCGACTACCTATGCGGAATGTTCCGTCTTTATTCGCGAAGATGGAATCCAGATTATCACCAAGGACGATGGAGTTTTATTCGACTTATCAAGCGACGATGTAATCGCAGGTTCCATTACCGAGTTCATGGTTTCAGGTTACATGGAAAAAATGAAAAATAACAAGATGTACCTCACGACCATGAGTTACAACCGTAACACATTCAAGGTAAAATTCGAGACATAA